The following proteins are co-located in the Oryzias melastigma strain HK-1 linkage group LG8, ASM292280v2, whole genome shotgun sequence genome:
- the pigq gene encoding phosphatidylinositol N-acetylglucosaminyltransferase subunit Q, which yields MVLKIFFPQCCNRADSGLLVGRWIPGHDSAVVLAVIHYPFIPAQVKQYIQQIQRQSGEELSVLGSWSLPKEGQEGLESFLRDLSTIFPQERWLQISRTMGKMGFTCDILDRSPRAAGQENEKPSRPEEEEDEEKVVFVHYEQRKVMLSQLHPVQLEDAKAAAASELRQVFQTVARSQPLFFLDRYDDGPLRSTHWQTEGREGSIVVELLKRASVPLCLLLSWLLSVWTRFCRLRIFRIFPLSFLSSKLSTCVQLSFRTEHLRSISSPTAAGGHSEFMRKANVVVSLLVDVALGVLLMSWLYRDGHVAALANALVPAADRVATELEQLLQWLMGAPAGLKMNRALDQVLGRFFLYHIHLWISYIHLLAPFVEQILWYGGLSAGLGLTFALSLLSDMVALLTFHIYCFYVYGARLYCMKIYGLSSLWRLFRGKKWNVLRQRVDSCSYDLDQLFIGTLLFTVLLFLLPTTALYYLVFTLLRLGVVLFQGVLHLSVDFINSFPLFALGLRICRPYRLAEGVKFRVLCEEPGSALHLLMEINPLSCSAAVRTYRTPTYSCYPRDSWAALVKKLFVGELVYPWKHKSTKAD from the exons ATGGTGCTGAAGATCTTCTTCCCGCAGTGCTGTAACCGGGCCGACAGCGGGCTGCTGGTGGGCCGCTGGATCCCCGGGCACGACTCGGCGGTGGTTCTGGCGGTCATTCATTACCCGTTCATCCCGGCTCAGGTCAAACAGTACATCCAGCAG ATCCAGAGGCAGAGCGGGGAGGAGCTGTCGGTGCTGGGCTCCTGGAGTTTACCCAAAGAAGGTCAGGAGGGCCTGGAGAGCTTCCTCCGGGATCTGAGCACCATCTTCCCACAGGAACGCTGGCTTCAGATCAGCCGGACGATGGGAAAGATGGGCTTCACCTGTGACATCCTGGACCGGAGTCCGA gagctGCTGGGCAGGAGAACGAAAAGCCGAGCAGgcctgaggaagaggaggacgaaGAGAAGGTGGTCTTCGTTCACTACGAGCAGAGGAAGGTGATGCTGTCTCAGCTTCACCCCGTCCAGCTGGAGGACGccaaagctgcagctgcttctgAGCTCAGACAG GTGTTCCAGACGGTGGCCCGCAGCCAGCCGCTCTTCTTCCTGGACAGGTACGACGACGGGCCGCTGAGGTCGACCCACTGGCAGACGGAGGGCCGAGAGGGCAGCATCGTGGTGGAGCTGCTGAAGCGGGCGTCCGTGCCGCTTTGCCTGCTCCTCAGCTGGCTGCTGTCCGTCTGGACGCGGTTCTGCCGCCTTCG GATCTTCAGGATCTTCCCGCTGAGCTTCCTGTCCTCCAAACTGTCCACCTGCGTCCAGCTGAGCTTCAGAACCGAGCACCTGCGGTCCATCAGCTCCCCGACGGCGGCCGGCGGTCACTCTGAGTTCATGAG GAAGGCCAACGTGGTGGTGTCTCTGCTGGTGGACGTGGCGCTCGGCGTCCTCCTCATGTCGTGGCTCTACCGGGACGGGCACGTCGCTGCGCTGGCCAACGCGCTCGTGCCTGCAGCAGAC cgtGTGGCCACAGagctggagcagctgctgcagtggctgatgggagctCCGGCAGGACTCAAGATGAACCGGGCCCTGGACCAGGTTTTGGGCCGCTTCTTCCTGTACCACATCCACCTGTGGATCA GTTACATCCACCTGCTGGCGCCGTTCGTGGAGCAGATCCTGTGGTACGGCGGTCTGTCGGCCGGCCTGGGCCTCACCTTCGCGCTGTCGCTGCTGTCCGACATGGTGGCGCTGCTCACCTTCCACATCTACTGCTTCTACGTGTACGGAGCCAG GCTCTACTGCATGAAGATCTACGGTCTGTCGTCTCTCTGGAGGCTCTTCCGGGGGAAGAAGTGGAACGTCCTGCGGCAGAGGGTGGACTCGTGCTCCTACGACCTGGACCAG CTCTTCATCGGGACGCTGCTCTTCACCGTCCTGCTCTTCCTCCTGCCCACCACAGCGCTCTACTACCTGGTCTTCACGCTG CTGCGCCTGGGGGTGGTGCTGTTCCAGGGCGTCCTCCACCTCAGCGTGGACTTCATCAACTCCTTCCCGCTCTTCGCTCTGGGCCTGCGCATCTGTCGGCCCTACAGACTGGCAG agggGGTGAAGTTCAGGGTTCTGTGTGAGGAGCCAGGCTCCGCCCTCCACCTGCTGATGGAG ATCAACCCTCTGAGCTGCAGCGCCGCGGTCCGGACCTACCGCACCCCCACCTACAGCTGCTACCCCCGGGACTCGTGGGCGGCGCTGGTCAAGAAGCTGTTCGTGGGGGAGCTGGTGTATCCATGGAAACACAAAAGCACCAAAGCGGACTGA